One Rhodospirillaceae bacterium DNA window includes the following coding sequences:
- a CDS encoding cation transporter, with protein MSSCGCGDDIKFDGLSDGYRKALWAVIAINGTMFCIEMVAGFGASSQALKADALDFLGDTVTYALSLFVIGQPLIWRTKAALFKGLSLGAMGVWVIGSTVYSVFVLKTPTAEVMGIVGVLALTANLISVGLLLKYRDGDANVRSVWLCSRNDAIGNVAVIIAAWGVFASGTAWPDLLVAGVMASLFLNSSVQIIRQARMELQGIRA; from the coding sequence ATGAGCAGCTGCGGCTGTGGCGATGACATCAAGTTCGATGGCCTTTCGGATGGTTACCGCAAGGCTTTGTGGGCTGTCATTGCCATCAATGGCACAATGTTCTGTATCGAAATGGTCGCTGGTTTCGGTGCGTCCTCGCAGGCTCTTAAAGCAGATGCCTTGGACTTCTTGGGCGACACAGTAACTTATGCCTTAAGTCTTTTTGTGATTGGTCAGCCCTTGATTTGGCGGACTAAGGCAGCGTTGTTCAAAGGCTTAAGCCTTGGAGCTATGGGTGTGTGGGTAATTGGCTCTACGGTCTATAGCGTGTTTGTATTGAAGACGCCGACCGCAGAAGTGATGGGCATTGTTGGTGTGCTCGCATTGACTGCGAATCTCATCAGTGTCGGTCTTCTTCTGAAGTATAGAGATGGCGATGCAAACGTGCGATCAGTATGGTTGTGTAGTCGCAATGACGCCATCGGTAATGTCGCTGTCATTATTGCGGCTTGGGGCGTGTTTGCGAGCGGCACAGCATGGCCCGATCTGCTGGTTGCTGGCGTCATGGCCAGTCTGTTTCTCAACTCGTCGGTTCAGATTATCCGCCAAGCGCGAATGGAACTTCAGGGCATCCGGGCATGA